The genomic segment CGACGCCGGACGAAAACATCCCCGTCAAGCCTCTGCCAATCACCATCACAGATCTTCTATCTCTTGGCAAAAAACCGCTGAGCCTCACCCTTGACGTCCCTCTGTGCAACTCTCCGAAGGCACACAATCGCACGGCGAATTGTGGTCAACGTGCTCGAACGATGTCTTCTCCAGCACTGCCATGCCACGCTCTTCGGTTCTCCATATATCCGATTGACGAGCGACGCGCGTTGCCGCAGAATCGTAGCAGTGCAAAGTAGCCGATGCTAATCATCATGCTGGTAAGACTGGACGAGGAGAAATCATATATATGGCTCCTAGAAAAGTCTACTCTCACGGTAAGCAAAGCAAGGCAGAACAGAacacaacgacaacgacagctGGTCTGCCGCTCTCTCTCCATTCTATCTACGATACCAAGCAAATCAAAAGAACCACCaccaaacaacaacaacaaccatgaAATTCTACGCCCTCGCCACCCTCCTAACTTTCTCTCTCACATCCGCCATCCCAACAAACAACGaacccaacaacaacaagccCCACATCCGCCGCTCCCTCACCGGCGTAGCCTTCAAACCTCTGAACCAAGAATTCTACCCCGTCCGCAACAACCCACCTTCCGCCAACCCACCTTACGCCGCCATCCCAACAGGCACCGCTCCCTCAATCCCCTACCCCACAGGAACATCCTCCCCGTTCCCAATCCCCACAGGCTCACTTCCATGCACAACCTCCAACTCCATCGTCTGCGCAGGCCCCAAACTCTTCGGCCTCTGCTCCAACGGAGCCGTGAGTTTCCGCCCTGTGGCACCAGGAACAGCATGTCTGAGTGGAAAAATCGTCTCAGAGAGGGAGATTTATGCgattgttgatgatgaggatgatgaagatcgGGAGGATGGCTGGTCATGGTGGAAGAGGATTTGAGTTCCCCAGGAGATCGAAGAAAGATTCAGTCGAGGACATGATGTGGTATCACGATATTACGATGGAAAATGAAAGGAAGAGAATGGCGTTTCTGCTTCCCCGGAGAGGTTTCCTTTGGCATGAAATGATATAAAGTCATAGAAAGCTTTTCCGAAAGGCACCACCACGCTCAACAAGTTCAATGAGCAGTATAGAAGAACAAGATAGAGCTTTGAAATTAAGTGTTCGGGTATCGCAAGAAATTTCATCACTACAATCATCGCCTCGAACCTTTTCTCTTCCTCGCAGGACTAGAGCCTTTCGCAGGAGAGCCAGTACCAGTCGCAGTAGCAGCAGACCCCCCATTCTCACGCTCGACCAAAGGACTCGTCTGACGTATTGAGTACCCACCACCACGCGGATGATCCAAGACATCGATCTGCACGCCCTGCCCATCACTACTATCGCTACTGCTAGTCTCCACGCGACGAAGTCCACTTCCATATTGCTCTCTCGCACCTCGTTGAGGAGCCAaaggcgatgaagaagctggagctcGTCGCAGGGAAGCATAGCGAACATCAGTAGGGTAAGGTGGGTTTGGCGGGTGTCCCGGTGCGGGCGGACCACTGACATTGCGTCGCCCCTGCGCTGCGGGCAGAGGCGGTGCCATGTCGTAGTCGTACGCGGCCCATTGTTGCGCAGTGCTCGCTGATCTGGTCCGTGATGGAGGGGCATACCAGTCCGCATCGTCGGGCGGCTGAGATCGAAGAGAGCCCGACGACTCTGGTCGAATATAGCGTGGTGGAATAGGTGGCATTTCTGGCGGCGTCGACTCCCTCCGACTATGCTTTGAAGAGgatcgagaagaagggtgTGCGCGCGCAAGCTCTGGAGATGGAGGATTGAAGTATGTCACAGGTGCATACATGACTCCGTTCGGACCAGGAATCATGCTCTCTCGAGGAGGGTACCCAGAAAGAGCTTGTGGGTCGGAGTTCTTCCTGCTGGGTGGGTCCTTTTGTTTGGTCTTCGAATTCGACTTGGCTGGAGAACCAAAAAGCAAGGAGGACGTGCTGCCCTTGCGTCCCTTTTGATTTTTCaagctcgtgctgctgctggaacgACTGCTCGACTTTGCTTTTTCCTTTTCTTTCGCTGCCTTTGCCGGGGTGGCAGGAGGTGAGACCAGAGCTTGAGTTGGCGGATGCTCCAATCGCTGGCCATTCCTGCGCTCAAGAGCCGCCATCTCGTCCATGCTCAGACTCACGTTGCCCTTACCTTCCCTTCGTGCTCGCGAGATCCTGTCCAGAGCGGTGTGTAGTAGAGCTTCCTCACGATCCCTCGCAGCATACGACCTGCTCTGCTGGTActgctcgtcctcttcttccgaAATATCATCGTAATACGCTCGATCATCGTACAATGTGCCGCCTCTATTTTGCCGTCTATCCTGACCCAGGTCGTAGCCATCAAAATACAGTTTATCGCTTGTCCTGAGAGATCCAATGCGATCGCTTCCTTCGTTCAACACAACGCCGTGTCCATGTTCATCATACTCTCCCTCGCTGTCCAGCTCGTGAATGGAGCGTGGATCACGAAGCTCCCAATCTTGCGGATATGTGTGCGTGGCTCTTCGCCTGGTCCCGCCGAGAGCTCCGGGTCGTCTTCCCGTTTCGTAGGGCGAAGAGTGCGCGGCAGACGACCTATACCGCCTCCTCGGAGAAACTAGCGGCGACATCTTTTTCCATGAATGCTGCGTGACCCAGGATGGTCACGCCGGATGCGCCAATGAGCCACAGCACAGTGGTGAAGGGAGAAGCCCAGAAGAAGAGGGGCTAATCGATGTCAGCTGGAGCAGAGTAGGACTCGGCCTCGAAACTCACAATGGATACCACGAGCAGACCGGTGTAGAGCTGGCTCACGGTTGCCCGCGCAAAGCCCACGTCGAGGTCACGTCCCTCGAGCTTGCCAATCCCGTACATGCCACCTACGATCAGGACGATCACGAAGGACAGCAGCAAATTTGTGAGCAAGCTGTAGATGCTGAGCATGACGAAGACGGCGGCATAGTTGCTGCTGAAATAGGATAGGTTGTAGTTGACTCGGTTCTGGATCGTGCCAAAGTCTGCTGGCTTGCTGATGCGCTTGATATCGAGGAACTCGGAGATGGGACGCAGATTGGCGAAACGCGATCCGACGGACTGC from the Cercospora beticola chromosome 9, complete sequence genome contains:
- a CDS encoding uncharacterized protein (antiSMASH:Cluster_6); this encodes MKFYALATLLTFSLTSAIPTNNEPNNNKPHIRRSLTGVAFKPLNQEFYPVRNNPPSANPPYAAIPTGTAPSIPYPTGTSSPFPIPTGSLPCTTSNSIVCAGPKLFGLCSNGAVSFRPVAPGTACLSGKIVSEREIYAIVDDEDDEDREDGWSWWKRI
- a CDS encoding uncharacterized protein (antiSMASH:Cluster_6), which gives rise to MDEMAALERRNGQRLEHPPTQALVSPPATPAKAAKEKEKAKSSSRSSSSTSLKNQKGRKGSTSSLLFGSPAKSNSKTKQKDPPSRKNSDPQALSGYPPRESMIPGPNGVMYAPVTYFNPPSPELARAHPSSRSSSKHSRRESTPPEMPPIPPRYIRPESSGSLRSQPPDDADWYAPPSRTRSASTAQQWAAYDYDMAPPLPAAQGRRNVSGPPAPGHPPNPPYPTDVRYASLRRAPASSSPLAPQRGAREQYGSGLRRVETSSSDSSDGQGVQIDVLDHPRGGGYSIRQTSPLVERENGGSAATATGTGSPAKGSSPARKRKGSRR
- a CDS encoding uncharacterized protein (antiSMASH:Cluster_6); this encodes MARINIPIDALTSRLNLGGRFDSLRSQSVGSRFANLRPISEFLDIKRISKPADFGTIQNRVNYNLSYFSSNYAAVFVMLSIYSLLTNLLLSFVIVLIVGGMYGIGKLEGRDLDVGFARATVSQLYTGLLVVSIPLFFWASPFTTVLWLIGASGVTILGHAAFMEKDVAASFSEEAV